The DNA sequence ATGCAGTGGTTTTTTATTGCCTAAGCTGAAATTTTCGCAGGAATTTCCAACGCGATAATCGGGAAAGTGGAAATTATAGTCAATTCAGCTCAAATAAAAACATAGTTTTTATAGTCTCTTAACTTCAAAATGAGATTATTCTAAGCGCTTCTCCTGACAAAATGTGTATCTCTAAGTCTCATTTTGAAGTTAAGGTACTATATATGTTAGCCCGCACAATAGTAAAGCTTGATATTTTTTAGGTGTGCAACTTTGTCATGAATCGACTATATATCGTCATCTGCGTAGTCAGAAAACCTACCGCAAACGTGGCTTCAAAGCTCATGACAGACGCGGACACATTCCCAACAGAGTATAGTCGGAGAAGTGAAAAAGTAGTACAAGGCGGCGAGCCGTAGACAGTACAAGAGCGTACGGCAAGGCGAGCCAACGCCGTAATACTTTTTCAATTCTTTGACTATAGATATTTCAGAGCGCCCGAAAATGCTAAAACAGCTGGGCGCGTTGCAATCATACTTGAATCTGCCTAATGTTATCTGGCTAAAAATCCTTGCTAATTTCAATAAATATATTCTGCTCAGCAGCTTGATCATAAGCAAAATGATTGCTGCGCTGCCGTTTCCATTGATAAGTTAGGCGCGGGGTAAAGTTTTGCCAATGCCAATCGCGTTTCCACAGACTGAGATTTAATCCGTAACGCTCATCTTGACGCTTAATTTGAATAAAGTCTTTTTCTGCATAGTCTTTTTTTAAAGCATGTATTTGTATCATGCTTGAAATACCTTGCTGCCATTCTTTCCCCCAGCCTAAACGTAGTCCATAATAGTCATAAGCATTACTTCTATCTTTAGCGGCCTCCTTACCTAAGTCTATACCAAAGGTAAAGTATTGTTTTATATCTGGACGATAGAATAAGGTATTTCCTAAGCGCTGGCTAATGCCATCTAAATGTTTACGCGTAAAAAAACGGTTATCGGCAATTTCATAATTAGCGAACCATTTCCAATGCTCGTTAATCTGCCAATTTCCTTGTAGGCGCAAACCATTACCATAGGAATAGCTGTCGCTGCCATAAAATCTCCGCTCATGAAAAGGGAGTATACCCCATTCATTTTTGCTGTTTTTCCACATTAGACCTATGCTGCTACGTAGTAATAAATCATCGTATTCATGTTTTTGCCAAAAAGTTTTACCATTTGCGGAAGCAGAAACGGCTAAATACCAATGCCCATCTAGTGCCCAGAGTTTATCTGCCGATAAGCCATAAGCTAATCCATAAGCTTTTTCAGGCGGTGCGAATTTCCAAGCGCCGACTTGCTGTTTCACAGGACTACCATTGATATTACGCTCCATCAAACCATGTGCATGAAAGTTGAATTGCCACTCTAGTTGCTTAGCAATGCCTGCTTGCAGGTTTTTTATTGTTTGCCGTATTTCTGGCGGTAATTCTTCATTATTTAATTGTGTAAATTGCTCATTAGCAGCAGCTAATCTCTTGTCTGCTAAAAGAGATAAAGCCAGTTGAAAGCGAAGGGGGGAAGAATTAGGATAAGAGGTTAAAATTTCTTCGTATAATTGAACCGCTTCTTTAGGATTTTCTTGTAAAAAAAATAGCATTGCCTGTCCATACTTATAAAGCATTTCGTCTTTTTTCGGAAGCTGTGCATATAATGGCAGGAGCAATATCAAAGCAGACTCATCTTGTAAAGTGATAGCGGAATTTAATGCTTGAGTAAGCAATACAGGTTGGGCAAGCAATTCTTGAGAAGTCATATTTTGTTCTTGTATTACAGTTGATTGTTTCTCTTCTGTCTCTTGCAATAATTCAAGCGTATTTTTTGAGAGATGAAAAGTTGGCCGTTCATCTGGGGAAAGAGGTTCAACAGATTGCGAATATATGGAAGTAGATAAAAAAACTGTAGTAAGCATCAGTGCTTGAGAAA is a window from the Suttonella indologenes genome containing:
- a CDS encoding surface lipoprotein assembly modifier, which encodes MFFLRIFSQALMLTTVFLSTSIYSQSVEPLSPDERPTFHLSKNTLELLQETEEKQSTVIQEQNMTSQELLAQPVLLTQALNSAITLQDESALILLLPLYAQLPKKDEMLYKYGQAMLFFLQENPKEAVQLYEEILTSYPNSSPLRFQLALSLLADKRLAAANEQFTQLNNEELPPEIRQTIKNLQAGIAKQLEWQFNFHAHGLMERNINGSPVKQQVGAWKFAPPEKAYGLAYGLSADKLWALDGHWYLAVSASANGKTFWQKHEYDDLLLRSSIGLMWKNSKNEWGILPFHERRFYGSDSYSYGNGLRLQGNWQINEHWKWFANYEIADNRFFTRKHLDGISQRLGNTLFYRPDIKQYFTFGIDLGKEAAKDRSNAYDYYGLRLGWGKEWQQGISSMIQIHALKKDYAEKDFIQIKRQDERYGLNLSLWKRDWHWQNFTPRLTYQWKRQRSNHFAYDQAAEQNIFIEISKDF